A region of Takifugu rubripes chromosome 6, fTakRub1.2, whole genome shotgun sequence DNA encodes the following proteins:
- the LOC105416529 gene encoding LOW QUALITY PROTEIN: E3 ubiquitin-protein ligase TRIM32 (The sequence of the model RefSeq protein was modified relative to this genomic sequence to represent the inferred CDS: deleted 1 base in 1 codon), whose translation MAAATLDPDLMREVLECPICFETYNQSQLRPKLLQCGHTVCQTCLEKLLANTINGVRCPFCSKVSRMSSISQLADNLTVLKILDCTTSCSATAAFLMCTSCCNRLPRQYCHNCATVLCELCKGEGHLLQGHSVQPIRAAAEQRRKELGAKLAALREVMGHIQKKKAAIDNMSKSMRLKYQAVQQEYAAAEQHLQEELRRSRRAFTASMAEVEKLNGQVLEEQTYHLNIAEVRVLSRCDYLTMLARQSDIALLKDDGTVVEDEELDLRSGLPAAFKLHEPELVKTERSQPVEVGQVATSGFTVSTDDGELDVAPEGDAAGAAGAPGDLYRDVDMDAAAEVVCTGSPGSFKSKSMDAGGGAAGDAGASAGPPVCQFVKKLGCKGTLPGMFNIPVGLCVTAQGEVLVADRGNNRIQIFNRKGFHREIRRNASSIDNFVLSFLGADLPTLVPLSIAISPQGLIGVTDNYDNSVKIYTMDGHCVACHKNQLIKPWGIAAMPSGQFVVSDVEGGKLWCLTVDRSVGVVSYNRLCSAVRPKFVTCDAAGTVYFTQGLALNFEKHQSEPQLEGGFSIGSVDVHGQLGKQFSHFFSEKEDFLCITGMCVDAGGDLLVTDSGRKEILQFPKEGGFKVLIQDGLSCPVGVTTTQKGQLLVLDCWDNCIKVYTYIQRRHSSTS comes from the exons ATGGCAGCAGCCACGTTGGACCCAGATCTAATGAGAGAGGTCCTCGAGTGCCCCATCTGCTTTGAGACCTACAACCAAAGCCAGCTGAGACCCAAACTACTGCAGTGTGGCCACACGGTCTGCCAAACCTGTCTGGAGAAGCTCCTGGCCAACACCATCAATGGCGTCCGCTGCCCCTTCTGCAGCAAGGTCTCCCGGATGAGTAGCATCTCGCAGCTGGCTGATAATCTCACCGTGCTCAAGATCCTAGACTGCACCACATCCTGCAGTGCCACTGCTGCCTTCCTAATGTGCACGTCCTGCTGCAACCGCCTGCCGCGGCAGTACTGCCACAACTGCGCCACGGTGCTCTGCGAGCTCTGCAAAGGGGAAGGCCACTTGCTTCAAGGCCATTCGGTCCAGCCGATCAGGGCGGCCGCCGAACAGCGGCGCAAAGAGCTGGGCGCGAAGTTGGCCGCGCTGCGCGAGGTCATGGGTCACATCCAGAAGAAAAAGGCGGCCATCGACAACATGAGCAAATCCATGAGATTGAAATATCAGGCGGTGCAGCAGGAGTACGCcgcagctgagcagcacctcCAAGAGGAGCTCCGAAGGTCCCGGAGAGCGTTCACGGCCTCCATGGCCGAGGTGGAAAAGCTGAACGGCCAAGTCCTGGAGGAACAGACTTACCACCTCAACATAGCGGAGGTGCGGGTGCTGTCCCGCTGCGACTACCTGACGATGCTGGCGAGGCAGAGCGACATCGCTCTGCTGAAGGACGACGGCACGGTCGTCGAGGACGAGGAGCTGGACCTGCGGAGCGGCTTGCCCGCTGCCTTTAAGCTGCATGAGCCCGAACTGGTCAAGACGGAGCGTTCCCAACCTGTGGAAGTGGGTCAGGTGGCCACCAGCGGTTTCACCGTCAGTACGGACGACGGTGAGCTGGACGTGGCGCCGGAGGGCGACGCAGCGGGCGCGGCGGGGGCTCCTGGAGACCTGTACCGGGACGTCGACATGGACGCGGCCGCGGAGGTGGTCTGCACGGGCTCGCCAGGCAGCTTTAAGTCCAAGTCCATGGATGCCGGCGGGGGGGCC GCCGGAGATGCCGGGGCCAGCGCGGGGCCCCCGGTCTGCCAGTTTGTAAAGAAGCTGGGCTGCAAAGGAACCCTGCCCGGCATGTTCAACATCCCCGTGGGCCTCTGCGTGACGGCCCAAGGCGAGGTGTTGGTGGCCGACCGCGGCAACAACCGCATCCAGATCTTCAATCGCAAAGGTTTCCATCGGGAGATCCGGCGCAACGCCAGCAGCATCGACAACTTCGTCCTGAGCTTCCTCGGGGCCGACCTGCCCACCCTCGTCCCCTTATCCATCGCCATCAGCCCTCAAGGACTCATCGGGGTCACCGACAACTACGACAACTCGGTCAAAATCTACACCATGGACGGACACTGCGTGGCCTGTCACAAGAACCAGCTGATCAAGCCCTGGGGCATCGCCGCCATGCCCTCGGGGCAGTTCGTGGTGTCGGATGTGGAGGGCGGCAAGCTGTGGTGTCTGACGGTCGACCGCAGCGTGGGCGTGGTCAGCTACAACCGGCTGTGCTCCGCGGTCAGGCCAAAGTTCGTGACGTGCGACGCCGCCGGGACGGTCTACTTCACGCAGGGCCTGGCGCTGAACTTTGAGAAGCACCAGAGCGAGCCCCAGCTGGAGGGGGGCTTCTCCATCGGCTCGGTGGACGTCCACGGACAACTGGGCAAGCAGTTCAGCCACTTCTTCTCCGAGAAGGAGGACTTCCTCTGCATCACCGGCATGTGCGTGGACGCCGGCGGCGACCTGCTGGTGACGGACAGCGGGAGGAAGGAGATCCTCCAGTTTCCCAAAGAGGGGGGGTTCAAAGTCCTCATCCAGGACGGACTGTCCTGCCCTGTAGGAGTGACCACCACCCAGAAGGGACAGCTGCTGGTGTTGGACTGCTGGGACAACTGCATCAAGGTCTACACGTACATTCAGAGGAGGCACTCGTCCACGTCCTAG